One Paramisgurnus dabryanus chromosome 9, PD_genome_1.1, whole genome shotgun sequence genomic window, AAGCCCTACAGATGGAGGACTCTGCTATTGGaccatttattcatttttggAAACAAGGAGCGGTTCCAACAAAATCAGAACGGGTGTCATTACCGCAAGAGGCTCAGAAACTGCTTAAACACTGGCAGCGGATACGGTGTCAAGATGGAGTGTTGTACCGTAGTATTCGGCTGCCAGGGGACAGTAGAGCGACATTTCAGATTATCTTACCGCAGTGTCTAAGACAGGAAGTCTTGAGAGGCCTTCACGATGACCATGGACACCAAGGAATAGAACGTACAACTCGCCTCATTAGAGAAAGATGTTTTTGGCCTGGTATGTCCCGAGAGATTGAGAAGTATTGTCAAGAGTGTGGTCGTTGCATCGTGGCAAAAGCTGTCCGTCCACAGGTGAGAACTTTCCCGGGGAATCTGACTGCTTCGAGACCTCTGGAAATTGTAGCTATCGATTTCACCACGTTAGAGAAATCAACGGATGGGCGGGAACATGTCCTGATTGCGACAGACGTATTCTCAAAGTTCACGCAGGCATACCCGGCCCGTGACCAGAAGGCTAGCACAGTAGCTAAACTACTCACAGAGGGTTGGTTCTATCGTTATGGAGTGCCTAAACGACTTCATAGTGATCAGGGTAGAAGCTTCGAAGGAGATCTTATGAAACAGCTGTGTCAGTTGTACAATATTGCTAAGAGTAGAACAACACCGTATCATCCGGAGGGCAATGGGCAgtgcgagagatttaatcggACATTATTTGACCTGCTCCGCTCGTTGCCCCCAGATCAGAAGCGTAAATGGCCCCAAGCCCTCCCCCATATCCTCTTTGCTTACAATACCACTCAGCATGCATCAACGGGCTATTCGCCCTTCGAACTAATGTTTGGGCAGAAAGCATATTTGCCAGTGGATTTTCTGTTGGGCAGTGTTGAGGAGGAGGTGGGCCCTGGGCAACCTCATGATTGGATGATACAACATCAGCACAATCTTAGGGTcattcacacacatgcacgGGACCGACTAACTCTTTCAGCAGAGCGTCGAAACCAGCAGGTCACACCGTCAGCGAACAAACCACTTGCCCCTGGTACATTGGTTCATAGGAGGAGTCACCCCTTGGGCCGCCACAAGATACAGGATTTTTGGGATGATACCATATACAGAGTACAAGAGGCTTTAGATCAGGAGGGGAGAGTATACAAGATCTGCCCATTGGAAGGGACAGGGCTGGAAAAGAACATTCATCGATCTGAGCTCCGAGTTATCCCAACCACTGTACAGGCAAGCTCGAACCCCTCAGCAATGCCCCATGGAGTACAAGACCAGAACATTTATCGATCTGAGCGTCCAGCTATTCCAACTAACGTACAGGCAAGCCTGAACCCCTTTGCAATGCCCCATGGAGTACGAGATCATCGCGACCTGGAAAAGTTTGCAATCAGTAGTTTGCGGTCAGCAGAGGATAGCGACGTTGAGGATGAAATTGTGTTGATGGAACCTGTGACTAACATTGAGAATAACAGAGATATACTCTTTGAGCATCGTTTAAATCCATCCAGCCCCTCGGGGCCAACGGTAATTGTGAGCAATGAGACAGAGGATCAGACGAGTCTTGAGACGGAGCAAAGTCCCCCCATAAACTCTGACACTGTAGTAAGACGCTCCGCAAGGGCTATAGCCGGTCAACATAGTAACCCATTCCACCTGCCTAGAAATGCCTTTGGCAACATAGGTCAAACTAATTCAATTGAGGGTAGACTTTCAACCCCTGTCCCCTTGTTAGTAACTTTTAGACCATGGGTATAACTAGAATGGGGCTATCCGCACCGGGACGGTGAGCTTTTAAAGCTGGGGTGGATGTGACCAGATGAAGTATCTGTAGGATAATGGGAAGGCACTAGAGGGTGTGGCTTAGAATTGGGAAGTAGATAAAGCAGGGCGGGGGGTGACGAATTGTTTTTGATTGATACATGCAGCGTGCACTAAGTGCAAACAGGTAGCAGCTATTTATGAATGAAGCCGAAGCTTTGTCTCCTGCGTAAAGCACAACATTAAAGTCGGACAAGAGGAGCTAATCACGAGAGTAGTGTGGTGCTCGTGGTCTCAGTCGAACGTGGGGACGTGTTGAGCTTAGCAGCGGGTGCTTTTCCTGCATACTGATGATGATTGTGGTTCTCGGCTGCAAACAGAAACGGTAAGCATCAGTTTATTGACTGTTGCGTGTGAGTTAGGAAGCTCCGTAATCGAGGTCACACCTTAACATCATTATCTTCCTTAGTTTCAGCCTCTCTGTTCTTTAAAAAGGACGCCTAGTAGCCGAGTGAGGCCACAGTACTTTATGCAACGGAGAGTGGGGATCTTTAGCACAAGGTAGCTATTTATTAACGTAATCATGTAGTGAGATTGTTTACTAATGTGGAATGTATGGTGTTATGTGGTTGTGTCTTCCctgtttaaatgtgttaaaGTATTGTGGTGGGTAACTCtagattttatatatttatgatgTGTGGTATGTTGTAAATGGGGATACTATACAGTGTGAAACACTAATTTTGTAACTTTGGGAAGGACAATATTAATGGAATTAAATGAAATGTGTGCAGTTGCTGCTATATTATGAGTGCTTATAATATGTTTGTGATTTGTTGCAGCAACTTAGCGCTCCTGGGTGAAATTGCCGCTTTTTCCCTATTGCAATTTTACGAATAATATTGTACCTCCAAGATTTATGGTATATgttcatttgtttgtttattgtgttttacTTTTCTTTGGAAGGGTGGGTTGTTTTGTTTTGAGGGTTGGCAGACTGTATTATGACATTGTGAAGCACTTGCCCATAAGTGAGCCTCAAGTGTATCGTTGGTGTGATTTCACATGTACTATGAAATTTAGAGTTTCTACTGGTGTGCTGTGCTTTTGAGATTGAGGTGGTTACTACACTGTGCCTAGTGTGATAGTGGGGCTTTACGGTTGGTCCGGTGTGTGCCTGGGAATGGTATGGTTTGCCAATTTTTAACCTTGTAATAATATCATTGAtgttaataaattgttttgtaCCCTTTGTATACCAGTCTTGAACATTCTTTTGTTTTGAATTCTTTAAGAAACCTGTGAAGAAAACTGGGTAAGGTTAATAAGCAAAAGTAACTTGGTTacatatacgcctataactttgactgcgataaaagtattttcacgggacttgattttttggagtcctgagtagtcgccgagtccaacgataccaaacatgccaggattcgtcatacggttaaccctgcgcagcaaaatagcacttaaaaaacacgcgcgaatatctcggcgagcgttattccgatcgattcgaaaacaccataggaagaacactgcgttaccttctgaaaaaaaagttctattggcgttatattaaaatttttatcagaaatggccgaaaaatgcaaaaaacgaaaaatgacctttaaattttgcattttttacacataaatggttataacttcgcaacgaaaagagattttttcaccagatttgatacgctgatgtacgaccacagtctgaggctacacaaaaaaaatttatgcttgcaccactagttggccttataattgaacaaaacctttgaaatcaagccaccctatggtcatacaactgtttcttcactaaactagagtgtatagtcataaaactagctagatgtaacacagttatgacctgaggttgcatgcacaattttgtcattgcgccacctactggttttgagatagaaatatggcattttttgcctaaaactactgcaacaacacatctaaaaccatgagtcatcatggattattcctttcatggcttttactataatcactggtggttgccaattcactccctagcaaccaatgagaataccttatcaaccgtttttgcaagagctatatctctgcgtcagaacatcgtagagacacgggggtgagctcttttgactcattaacaccactgtaacattttgtgagctgagtattgccactgcaagcaccactcatttttacgtcagtgttctagttatcaatgctcggcgaaagagagggagagatttcactaaatgagaacagcttttttgctgataactgttatattgttttgtctgaagtcaagagattttcctaggtactttaaactgctcatccgaagtcaactttactttctgctgtgccctttttggcttgacccggtgattgctgcttgcagctatattttccAATTGTTTTCCttctaaaatgaaaataatatttaaataaatatttaaataaaattatctaTTATCTAATTATGTTTTTCTCTCAAGCAGTTTACTTCTATAATTTTGGGATGTCTGATTATGGGGTGTCGTCTCTGGAGGGGATTTTGGATGCTGTGAAGGTTTTGGCTTTCTCTGTGAAGGAAGGGAAAGTGGCTGTACACTGCCATGCTGGTTTGGGTAGGACAGGCAAGTTCAACATCATTGCTTTCAGTCTGTATTACACTgcagaaatgatttttaagaaaaaaaattcttaatatttttgtcttgttttcagtaaaaatatctaaaacttattaaattaagatgctttttcttgatgagcaaaacgacccaagaaaataagtctagtttttagaccaaaaatatcaaatttaagtgattgtgtgcataaaacaagcaaaaaaaaaatctgccaaaaaaaaaaatctgctatttttttgcagtgtatatttaAATCATACATGCTGACATCCATACAGGTGTTCTGATTGCATGCTATCTGATCTACACCTGTCGAATCAACGCGAGTGAAGCCGTCCACTATGTCCGGATCAAGCGTCCCCATTCGATCCAGACCCGCGGCCAGATCAGTTTAGTGTTTGATTTTGCCCGGCTTGTGGGTTCTCAGTTAACTCAGTTCCCATGTTTGAACATGCGTCATGGATCCACCTTCAGTCTTCATCAGTACCTCCTGCGTCAGGCTTTTCTGCTGCACGGGGAAGAGGCTCGAACCCTTGCCCACACACCCAAGATCCTTCACGTGATCTGCAGTATGCTAATCGCTTTAACCCAAGGGTCACCTAATCCACCTGAGGTCCAGAGAGAATTGGAACAGAGGGCGGCCATTTTGGCTCTAAGGAAGGCCGTGAGGGATACACTTTCAAAAAGGAACCTGAATGCTTTAAGGGACAGAAGAGATTCCTGCAGAAAGATCTCCTGTAAGTCCTGGGATGAGCCATTTGGGTTCTTGGAAAGGAAAAGGGAAATCCTATTAAACAAGCGAAGCTACAGCGAATCAGATCTCAGCAAAATTATCATCACTGAGGTGAGAGTCAATGAAAGTTGTTAATCGCAAACACTATGATTATGATTTGATTATACACAATGTAAAAcctagaaataaagctttttggTCCTTTTGTCTTCTAGTACTActaaaactgaataaataaaaaaataaaccgtCTAAAATGACATTGAACGTATTCTTTTGTTTGCAAGGACTTTAAACAATATTCAGCTCAATCTGATGGACACCCAAAAGTCTGCAATGGAGAAATCTGTCAATCAAGAGATCAGAAAATGACAAACTCAGAGCATTACGCCAACACTGATGTCCTGATAACACACCAGTATAATGGACTGAATGATAAACACAACCCTATTCCACAATCAGCTCCTAATCTGTGTAAAGGCATTGGGAACAAGACAAAATGTACAACCAAGAAACATCAGGTCTTCATAAAGTTCAGCTCAAACATCGAGGTATATAAatccatacggcaaaaaaaaatatattttcaaataaaattttaaatatatttattttgaatatatttcacaatatacaaaaatgaccaaaatatatgtgctgaaatatagttaaaaaatatgttaacaaaaatgtattttttggcaatttgttgtatatttttaaatatattttaaaataaatacgtttaaagcatttatattcacgttGCATTGGAAATAGAACTTTGCATGTTACAAACatgtaaacataacaggtttgaaaaggttaaaattatatatatttttatctgCAGAATACTTatgattttatattttatacatacttacattttaaaacttttataCTTTGGCcaggtaaaaatatatattttttgcaaatcagaaattaatttgttgcccctgaaattaattttgaaatatattttaatgcatgaattttaaaactttcaatattttcaataattttaatattttcaaattaaaaaatatgtttaataaaGCTTTACtctctacaaaatgtatttagcatatatttaaaacatatttttgaccagagaaataaattttttgctgtatgggaaCAAAGTGGTTTATGACGTGACGTCCATCATGTATTAGCTTAACACAGCTCAGTAGCTAAAGAGTTAACTAAACAATATCTTATTTAATACATCTTActtattttaaattacattaaaccATAAACTTTTAACCTTTTCTTAAAGCTTCAGGGAACCCATGGTACATCAGAGCAAGCGTCACAATCAAAAGCTGTCGCTCAGGCAATGGCACAACAGCGCCCTCTATCGGACAGAGAATTAAAAAGGGCAGAAGTTTTGCAGGTAAAGCATAAAAACTTGATTTAGCCAAGACCTTTAAATCCTTGAAGAAACATTATCATTAAATTGAATTCAATTTTAGATTtctatattacattttttatttatttacaaccAACATACGTTAAACGTTAAGAAACACATATTTCTCAAGATCTTTGATTTAAAGGTGTTCGTTTAAGTGTTACTTTTGTtgacaaaaacataatttagcCAACATATTAATTGACATAATAGGAAAACTacacttttattaaaaatatacagcTTTGAAATTAATTTTCTTGGAAtgaataatgaagaaaaagcaGTAGGAGCCCAGAATAGATATGAAATgtttaatattgtttaaaaatcaaCTCAGTGTGAGAactcaaaaaaaaagtttactaTTACTCTAAAATGTTCTGTAGCCTACATAtctcaacatttttttttccaaaGGGCCAGATAGTCATCAAAGATATGatagttttattaaataagattttaaactgtttttaattGCTCTCCAGGATGAGCTCAACTCAAATGAATGCGGCTGGGCATTGTTGGTCCTGGAGGAGAATCCAAATGTTTTGAGCACACTGTTATGGAGCTGGCTGGATAAACTAAAGGTCAGAAGTCACAGTATGTTCATTTTAACACGAAATATATACGATTTCAGCTTCAGACCCATCACAGAGACAGATTTGACAGTAGCCGCTTTATGATGCACTTTATGTGTTTCTCCATCCCAAGTATACAAAACAgctaatattttaataaaagtttGTCATGACAGGACCCCATTCTGAATAAAGATGGCACAGAGCAGCTGACCTCATCCTGGCCTGCACAAAACCCACTGACCGTACTGCACAAAGTGAGAGTCGGGCTTGACCTTATAGCCTACCTTATAAAACACCAGCAACAACCAAGTTGAATAAATGTCACTTTTACATAAAGCAAAATTAAGCAAAATTATGCAATGTGTGAAATTCTCATATAACGTTTATATTCACAAGAAGAAGTTACTAGTCAAAGCTGTTTAACCAGTCATAAAATTACGTATGCATTTGAACTCCTCTGCCTGTGTGCATGTATTATGTATCATATTGCCATTATGTGCATGTCAAATGATATGAAAAGATATATTTCTCATATTACAGAACTCTCTctagatgtgtgtgtgtttttgttctAGGCCGAGCGACACACTATCTGCTGTTTGCTGCTCTGTGTGGGTCACGTTGTGGCCCTATGTCCAAAGTTTGAACATATTATACTGCAGAGACTCATTCGCGCTTTAACAAGAGTAAGTGTGTGTGCTACTTTACATAACTAAATCTAACTAAGTGAATCACAACTAATCACAAGTTTTGAAATTGCACTCAAGGTACAGAATAATAAATAACCCTATTCTATGCTTTACTTTGTGACAGCGCCTTCCAGAGGAAATCGAGAGAAACAACATCTTGTTACAGGTCCTCAGAGCTTCAATGAAAGAGCTGTACCTGCACAAGCACCATCCAAATAATAGCATCAAAGTGCTAAGAGCATGACAACTAATAAAgaaatatgtattaaaaaacattaactGCTTGACTGATCAGTTAACTCAGTGGTactctttaaaattaaaaggcCCATATGgcatgaaaatacattttcctgtccaaaatataaaagtttgtataaaatgtataaagtataaGTATAATATAAAATTCTAAGTATAtatttgcagttgaaaatataattttaatcttatattatgtttacagttttgtaacataaaaagtttttcttccaatgcaatgtgaatgctttaaaacatttttaaaatatattttaaaatatatttcagtacaaattatatttatggtcattttttgtatattttgaaatatatttaaaatgatatttgaatatatattttttacatgttttttttttttttagttccaTAAAGGAAGAGGACCAATGTGAAATTTTGACCAAATGATTTTCAGGAGAACTAAATCTTATTATTTTACCGGCATTGctgtgaagaaacatttacttttttttattgtttttcagctgtaaactaacatgtatgtcttaaacatgattttcacagagaaagcacttttatttgtttaataattaatatacaCGAGTGTTTCATTAAGACACAGACAGCATTGAGCAGTCACTCGTAAACTTCTCTCCTTAGGaatgtcaatcaaacagacATCAATGAGCGTcaccatggcaacgcgtcataGCGATGAAACGGAAAACAATCAAAAATCATCATAACCAATCTTCAGCTGCGACCCGCGATTCATTTTAACTTGACATATACGAGTTTTCTTCCTATACAGTTAGTCAAAATCGCAAAAACGTTGTATATTGTTGTTTGAAAAGAAATATTGGCGCATCTGACTGGATAAACGAGTGAAATAACTTTGTGACCTCCTGCAGATGtttgtttgtacaaaatagtataatattaaaatgtatcGATGGATGTATTAAGAGATGATATGGTATTAATATTAAGGCGTTTTTAAGCGACTAATGCAAACTTCACCTGAAGAAAAAGGTCTATCAAACTCGGTTAGTTTATATCTGGCATACGGTAAGTCAATGTATTACTTTTTTATGCATTTCTTACACAAATACAAATTATGCAATTACATcatttgaatgttttattaaaatcaattACAGTTAAACGCAAATTACATTAGTTGCCTACACTAACAAAAAAGTTATGGTTTGATGTATAGGCTAAGATCCTTTATTCAAATTAAACATGGTTTTATCATAGTAAAAATGTAGCCTAGTAACCGTTTGTAAAATGGTTGgtactttacaataaggttcattagttaacattagtattagttaacattaactaataatgaactgcacatatacagcattTAATAATCTTTGTTTATGtgaatttcaacaattactactttattaaaatcttgttaacattaacatactgtgaactaacataaacaaata contains:
- the LOC135773250 gene encoding protein tyrosine phosphatase domain-containing protein 1 codes for the protein MTPQVPVPRPSYSKARESLVKAVPPKIICILACGGRDCQYEGPGCWSLRQQAIKGVFSSWVTDDIIAMARPSTYLIKRYSIIEQFKQLNIKSIINMQLCGEHAHCGPPLETDSGFTYSPQIFMDNQIYFYNFGMSDYGVSSLEGILDAVKVLAFSVKEGKVAVHCHAGLGRTGVLIACYLIYTCRINASEAVHYVRIKRPHSIQTRGQISLVFDFARLVGSQLTQFPCLNMRHGSTFSLHQYLLRQAFLLHGEEARTLAHTPKILHVICSMLIALTQGSPNPPEVQRELEQRAAILALRKAVRDTLSKRNLNALRDRRDSCRKISCKSWDEPFGFLERKREILLNKRSYSESDLSKIIITEDFKQYSAQSDGHPKVCNGEICQSRDQKMTNSEHYANTDVLITHQYNGLNDKHNPIPQSAPNLCKGIGNKTKCTTKKHQVFIKFSSNIELQGTHGTSEQASQSKAVAQAMAQQRPLSDRELKRAEVLQDELNSNECGWALLVLEENPNVLSTLLWSWLDKLKDPILNKDGTEQLTSSWPAQNPLTVLHKAERHTICCLLLCVGHVVALCPKFEHIILQRLIRALTRRLPEEIERNNILLQVLRASMKELYLHKHHPNNSIKVLRA